One Gammaproteobacteria bacterium genomic region harbors:
- a CDS encoding polysaccharide export protein — MRLAVVIVGCLSTLLLVGCNAAAQYNSVQAEKKGTPVSLSEMALPEEGDELDDLKYTVQVGDMLNIFVWRNPELSVTVPVRPDGYISIPLVDDLPVVGVTTTATSRQIEALLQSYIKFPKVTVMVTGFGTAYSHQVRVIGQAAEPRALPYRKEMTLLDVLIEVGGLTEFSAGNRAVLIRDHNGEQQKIALKLEDLMEKGDISKNKVLKAGDIVIIPESYF, encoded by the coding sequence ATGAGATTGGCAGTTGTTATTGTGGGATGCTTGAGTACGCTTTTGTTGGTGGGGTGTAACGCCGCGGCTCAATACAATTCGGTGCAGGCAGAAAAAAAAGGGACTCCGGTATCTCTTAGTGAGATGGCCTTGCCTGAAGAGGGCGATGAGCTGGATGACTTGAAATACACGGTTCAAGTCGGCGACATGCTTAATATATTTGTTTGGCGCAATCCAGAGCTGTCGGTAACGGTGCCGGTTCGCCCAGATGGCTATATATCTATTCCGCTGGTTGACGATCTGCCGGTTGTAGGCGTTACCACTACTGCGACCTCTCGCCAGATTGAGGCGCTGTTGCAGTCTTATATTAAGTTCCCGAAAGTAACGGTGATGGTGACAGGGTTTGGGACAGCCTATTCACATCAAGTCAGAGTGATCGGTCAGGCGGCAGAGCCGAGGGCGTTACCGTATAGAAAAGAGATGACACTGCTGGATGTATTAATTGAGGTCGGTGGTCTGACTGAGTTCTCTGCGGGTAATCGGGCGGTGTTGATTCGTGATCATAATGGAGAGCAGCAGAAGATAGCATTGAAACTCGAAGATTTAATGGAAAAAGGCGATATAAGCAAAAACAAGGTTCTAAAAGCGGGTGATATCGTCATTATCCCAGAATCATATTTTTGA
- a CDS encoding acyl carrier protein, producing the protein MSVENKVKEYILENYLFTDDMSALGDDDSFIEKGIIDSTGILEVIFFLEETFGIAVEDDEMIPENFDSVNNIAAFISKKTAS; encoded by the coding sequence ATGAGCGTGGAAAATAAGGTAAAAGAGTATATTCTGGAAAACTATCTATTTACCGACGATATGTCAGCATTGGGTGATGATGATTCATTCATTGAGAAAGGAATTATTGATTCGACCGGAATTCTAGAGGTTATCTTTTTTCTGGAGGAGACCTTTGGCATTGCAGTGGAAGATGATGAGATGATTCCTGAAAACTTTGATTCTGTAAATAACATTGCTGCTTTTATAAGCAAAAAAACAGCAAGCTAA
- a CDS encoding FemAB family PEP-CTERM system-associated protein, producing the protein MEQEILDTTQRQMAIRVERLKSADFSAWDGYVSQSERCSLYHHSAAPKMINQLFGHHNYCFLAKDQAGKVVGVLPIIHIKSMLFGNYMVSLPYFNYGGAVAIDESTEQALMESAIEQGKALNVSHIEFRDVQERQSILPARLDKVAMLLDLPDDPDILWKAIGAKRRSQIKRPIREGVEVLTGKGELLDQFYDVFARNMRDLGTPVYGKNFFRAIIETFSDSVHIVIVRHEEKPVAAAFLLGYNGQMEIPWASTLREVNKIGVNMFLYWEVLKYSIEQGFDQFDFGRSSTDSGTFRFKKQWGAKPKQLYWHYWMRDGGELPQLNPNNPKYQLAIKIWQKLPLALTKFLGPMLVKNLP; encoded by the coding sequence ATGGAACAGGAAATATTGGATACAACACAGCGGCAAATGGCGATTCGGGTAGAGAGGCTAAAAAGTGCCGATTTCAGTGCTTGGGATGGCTATGTATCGCAATCAGAGCGGTGCAGCCTGTACCATCACAGTGCAGCGCCAAAGATGATCAACCAGCTGTTTGGTCATCATAACTACTGCTTTCTCGCGAAAGATCAGGCAGGTAAGGTTGTGGGTGTACTGCCCATTATTCATATTAAAAGTATGCTGTTTGGAAACTACATGGTCTCTCTCCCCTATTTTAACTACGGGGGGGCGGTGGCTATTGACGAAAGCACCGAACAAGCCCTGATGGAGAGTGCCATTGAGCAGGGCAAGGCCCTCAATGTCAGCCATATCGAGTTCAGGGATGTGCAGGAGCGGCAATCAATACTACCTGCTCGACTCGACAAGGTTGCGATGTTGCTTGATCTGCCGGACGACCCCGATATCCTGTGGAAGGCGATTGGTGCCAAACGTCGTTCACAGATTAAACGCCCCATTCGCGAAGGCGTAGAAGTGCTGACTGGTAAAGGAGAGTTGCTCGATCAATTTTACGATGTCTTTGCGCGCAATATGCGCGACTTGGGGACACCGGTCTACGGTAAAAACTTCTTCCGGGCGATTATCGAAACTTTTTCAGATAGTGTCCACATTGTTATTGTACGCCATGAAGAGAAGCCTGTTGCCGCCGCATTTTTGCTGGGTTACAACGGACAGATGGAGATTCCTTGGGCATCCACCCTGCGGGAGGTTAATAAAATCGGTGTCAATATGTTCCTCTATTGGGAGGTGTTGAAGTATTCGATTGAACAGGGCTTTGATCAGTTTGATTTTGGGCGCTCATCCACTGATAGCGGAACCTTCCGCTTCAAAAAACAGTGGGGAGCAAAACCAAAGCAGCTCTATTGGCATTACTGGATGCGGGATGGCGGTGAGCTGCCTCAGCTTAATCCAAACAACCCTAAGTATCAGCTTGCGATTAAGATATGGCAAAAGCTGCCACTGGCTTTAACCAAGTTTTTAGGGCCGATGCTGGTTAAAAATTTACCTTGA
- a CDS encoding DUF3473 domain-containing protein — MMTTAVQKKISNAMTIDVEDYFQVSAFAANVDYANWGDYESRVVKNTHVILRAMSDAQRQGTFFVLGWVAEREPQLVKDILSEGHEVACHGYSHQLIYNQTPEIFYQETRKAKEILEDIIQKPVEGYRAASYSITKESMWAMDILGDLGFTYDSSIFPVYHDRYGVPDAPKHPYQHTLSNGSSIVEFPISTKKLLGYQLPVAGGGYFRVYPYPFSRSMLASINKKENKPFVFYLHPWEVDPEQPRIKTSLLSRTRHYMNLNRCETRFRALLQDFEFTTMANVLSGLGFDSVGDR; from the coding sequence ATGATGACGACAGCGGTTCAAAAAAAAATAAGCAACGCCATGACCATTGATGTTGAAGACTACTTCCAAGTCTCAGCATTTGCGGCCAATGTCGATTACGCGAACTGGGGCGACTATGAGTCTCGGGTCGTTAAAAATACCCACGTTATTTTGAGGGCGATGTCAGATGCTCAGCGGCAAGGAACCTTTTTTGTATTGGGCTGGGTGGCCGAAAGAGAACCGCAACTGGTGAAAGATATTCTCAGCGAGGGACATGAAGTAGCGTGTCATGGTTACAGTCATCAGCTGATCTATAATCAGACACCTGAAATTTTTTACCAAGAGACCCGCAAAGCAAAAGAGATTCTGGAGGATATTATTCAGAAGCCGGTAGAGGGTTATCGAGCCGCAAGCTACTCGATCACCAAGGAGTCGATGTGGGCGATGGATATTCTGGGGGATCTTGGCTTCACCTATGATTCCAGTATTTTCCCGGTTTATCACGATCGCTACGGGGTGCCCGATGCCCCTAAACACCCTTATCAGCATACCCTGAGTAATGGCTCATCTATTGTTGAGTTCCCTATCTCGACCAAAAAATTGCTAGGCTATCAGTTGCCAGTGGCGGGCGGGGGGTATTTTCGAGTCTACCCCTATCCATTTTCAAGATCGATGCTGGCGAGTATCAATAAAAAGGAAAATAAGCCTTTTGTTTTCTACCTTCATCCGTGGGAGGTGGATCCGGAACAGCCGCGCATTAAGACAAGCCTGCTGTCGCGAACCCGACATTATATGAACCTGAATCGCTGCGAAACAAGGTTCAGGGCATTGCTGCAAGACTTTGAATTTACAACCATGGCAAATGTGCTCTCTGGTTTGGGTTTTGACAGTGTTGGAGACCGTTAG
- the asnB gene encoding asparagine synthase (glutamine-hydrolyzing) codes for MCGIAGIVYHDSERSVSENEIMRMVAQIDHRGPDGLGCYVKNNIGLGHARLSIIDLEGGKQPIHNEDSSIWVSFNGEIFNFVELRVELEGKGHHFYTLSDTEVIVHLYEEYGDDFVNHLNGQFAIALWDAPNNTLLLIRDRLGIVPLFYQQTHERLVFASEVKSILSTFDSSPRLNLSALDQLMTFWSPVSPGSLFEGVNEVTPGEILTVKNGAISCRRYWDWSFPDASGEYRSGSDEQLAGELHDLLIDSTRIRLRSDVPVGAYLSGGLDSSVLVSIIHNHSDAYLRTFSIGFEESGLDEQSYQNDLIQHLGADHSRIICSNRDVADNFVDTIWHTEAPVLRTAPVPMRLLSGLVRQQGYKVVLTGEGADEVLGGYDIFKETKIRQFWAKNSDSAFRAALLKRLYPYLDVSKRQGQAYLKNFFGMGLEQPNLAYFSHLPRWVTTAKCKEFFSDDLKSKLAENPYDIIGNSLPKALPRWHSFNRAQYIEAKSLMGGYLLCSQGDRMLMANSIEGRFPFLDHRVIEFANQLHPKLKMKVLNEKFLLKKAMGKYLPSNIVKRYKQPYRAPDIAAFSHEGRLPGYVEELLSESTVKRFGYFDPKRTQLLVKKVKKGRAIGHKDNMAFIGILSTQIWHSLFIEQFHEKFSVK; via the coding sequence ATGTGCGGAATAGCGGGGATTGTTTATCACGACTCGGAACGCTCGGTATCTGAAAATGAAATTATGCGTATGGTTGCGCAGATAGATCACCGGGGGCCCGATGGATTAGGGTGTTATGTGAAAAACAACATCGGTCTGGGGCATGCCAGGTTGAGTATCATTGACTTGGAGGGCGGAAAACAGCCAATCCACAATGAAGATAGCTCTATCTGGGTGAGCTTTAATGGTGAAATATTTAATTTTGTTGAGCTTAGGGTTGAGTTAGAGGGGAAGGGGCATCACTTTTACACCCTGAGTGATACCGAGGTTATTGTGCACCTCTACGAAGAGTATGGTGATGATTTTGTGAATCACCTCAATGGTCAGTTTGCTATCGCTCTTTGGGATGCACCAAACAATACTCTGCTGCTGATTCGTGATCGCTTGGGAATTGTTCCACTTTTCTATCAACAGACCCATGAGCGGCTGGTTTTTGCATCCGAAGTTAAATCTATTCTCTCTACCTTCGATAGTTCACCAAGGCTGAACCTTTCAGCACTGGACCAGTTGATGACTTTTTGGTCGCCCGTGAGCCCGGGGTCGCTGTTTGAGGGCGTCAATGAAGTCACTCCGGGGGAGATACTAACCGTAAAAAACGGCGCGATCAGCTGCCGACGATACTGGGATTGGAGCTTCCCGGATGCTAGCGGAGAGTACCGAAGTGGCAGTGATGAGCAGCTTGCGGGCGAGCTGCACGACCTTCTGATTGATTCTACCCGGATTCGATTACGTTCAGACGTCCCGGTGGGTGCCTATCTCTCCGGTGGCCTGGATTCATCGGTGCTGGTATCGATTATTCACAACCACAGTGATGCCTACCTTCGGACATTCTCCATCGGTTTTGAAGAGTCTGGTCTGGATGAACAATCCTATCAGAATGACCTGATTCAACACCTAGGGGCTGACCATAGCCGTATTATCTGCTCAAACCGTGATGTGGCGGATAACTTTGTTGATACCATATGGCATACAGAAGCCCCTGTATTACGAACCGCACCGGTGCCGATGCGGCTACTCTCTGGTCTGGTGCGCCAGCAGGGCTACAAGGTGGTACTGACCGGCGAGGGTGCCGATGAAGTGCTGGGTGGGTACGATATTTTTAAAGAGACAAAGATCCGCCAGTTTTGGGCTAAAAACAGTGATTCAGCCTTTAGAGCCGCGCTGCTAAAACGCCTCTACCCCTACCTGGATGTATCCAAGCGGCAGGGGCAGGCTTATCTGAAAAACTTCTTTGGAATGGGGCTTGAACAACCCAATCTGGCCTATTTTTCTCATCTACCGCGTTGGGTCACCACCGCGAAATGTAAAGAGTTCTTTTCGGATGATTTAAAAAGTAAGCTAGCAGAAAACCCTTATGATATCATAGGGAATAGCTTGCCGAAGGCACTGCCCCGTTGGCACTCTTTTAATCGGGCTCAGTATATTGAAGCAAAATCTTTGATGGGAGGATACCTGCTCTGCTCTCAAGGGGACAGGATGTTGATGGCAAACTCGATTGAAGGGCGTTTTCCATTTTTGGATCACCGGGTGATTGAGTTTGCCAATCAATTGCATCCAAAGCTCAAAATGAAGGTTTTGAACGAGAAGTTTTTATTGAAAAAAGCGATGGGGAAATACCTCCCATCTAATATCGTAAAGCGCTATAAACAGCCTTACCGTGCCCCCGATATCGCCGCTTTCAGTCATGAAGGCAGGTTGCCGGGTTATGTCGAAGAGCTGCTCTCAGAATCAACAGTGAAACGTTTTGGCTATTTTGATCCGAAAAGGACTCAGCTATTGGTTAAGAAAGTGAAAAAAGGGCGGGCTATCGGGCATAAGGATAATATGGCCTTTATCGGCATACTCTCTACGCAGATATGGCACAGCCTGTTCATTGAGCAGTTTCATGAGAAGTTTTCAGTTAAATAA
- the nadE gene encoding NAD(+) synthase → MDMLKIDEQAEVKQIADRLIELLRNKLHRRGLVVGISGGVDSAVCTALCVEALGAKRVFGILMPEHDSSSQSVSYGQLVVDKYGLDHMMENIGPTLEAIGCYRWRDEAIRKLFPEYSDDWKCKIAIAGQKQGTINHFNLVVQSPSGEISEKRMGLKEYLQVVAATNYKQRIRKTVEYFHADRLNYAVVGTPNRVEYDQGFFVKNGDGSADVKPIAHLYKTQVYALARYLGLPEEICNSTPSTDTYSMPQGQDEFYYALPYDKMDIALWSYNHNVPAAELATALSTDEDHANFIYKDIEAKRAATRYHHMKPLLLEEVGIGS, encoded by the coding sequence ATGGATATGTTAAAAATAGATGAGCAGGCAGAAGTTAAACAAATTGCAGATCGATTGATTGAGCTGCTAAGAAATAAACTACATCGCCGTGGTTTGGTGGTCGGAATCTCAGGCGGGGTTGATAGCGCGGTTTGTACCGCGCTTTGTGTTGAGGCGCTGGGCGCCAAGCGGGTCTTTGGTATTTTAATGCCGGAACATGACTCATCTTCACAGAGCGTCTCTTACGGCCAGTTGGTGGTGGATAAATATGGGCTGGATCATATGATGGAAAATATTGGCCCTACACTGGAAGCGATCGGTTGCTACCGCTGGCGAGATGAGGCGATTCGAAAACTATTTCCGGAGTACAGTGATGATTGGAAGTGCAAAATAGCCATCGCCGGTCAGAAACAGGGGACGATTAATCACTTCAATCTGGTAGTACAGTCCCCATCGGGCGAAATCTCAGAAAAACGCATGGGCCTAAAAGAGTATTTGCAGGTAGTGGCTGCCACCAACTATAAACAGCGTATTCGCAAAACAGTAGAATATTTTCATGCCGATCGATTAAATTATGCGGTTGTGGGTACCCCCAATCGAGTTGAATATGACCAAGGCTTTTTCGTGAAAAATGGCGATGGCTCAGCTGATGTAAAGCCGATTGCCCATCTCTATAAAACTCAGGTCTATGCACTGGCCCGATATCTGGGGCTGCCAGAGGAGATCTGCAACTCTACACCTTCAACAGACACCTACAGCATGCCACAGGGGCAGGATGAGTTTTACTACGCACTGCCCTATGACAAGATGGATATCGCTCTGTGGAGTTACAACCATAATGTGCCCGCTGCTGAGCTGGCCACCGCGCTCTCTACAGATGAAGACCACGCTAATTTCATCTATAAGGATATTGAGGCCAAGCGCGCCGCTACCCGCTATCATCACATGAAGCCGCTGTTGCTCGAAGAGGTGGGGATAGGTAGTTAA
- a CDS encoding XrtA-associated tyrosine autokinase, producing MDKNKSAQPAESLSFVPTLGEQEMMQFKRKFLSSKVGHKQLNFAEMEHVGFITPEMPRCQLSEEFRQIKRPLINNAFGSSSSLFERGNLIMVSSAIAGEGKTYTAINLALIMAHEMDHTVLLVDADVLRPTVFKKLGLSDELGLADYLRDPSMTVADVMYRTNISDLVLMPAGGYSAQSVELLASSRMTQLVTELAERYPDRIVIFDAPPLLLSNEAKILADMVGQIVMVVEAASTPQGKVMEALDEMVRDKSVCMVLNKCSFIDSSGGYYQQYSAK from the coding sequence ATGGATAAAAATAAATCAGCTCAACCGGCTGAATCGCTCTCTTTTGTTCCAACACTCGGCGAGCAAGAGATGATGCAGTTTAAGCGAAAATTCCTCTCTTCAAAGGTTGGGCACAAACAGCTGAACTTTGCAGAGATGGAGCATGTAGGGTTTATTACGCCTGAAATGCCCCGCTGTCAGCTCTCTGAAGAGTTCCGGCAGATCAAACGTCCACTGATAAATAATGCCTTTGGAAGTAGCTCGTCACTTTTTGAGCGCGGAAATTTGATTATGGTCTCCAGTGCCATCGCGGGAGAAGGGAAAACATACACCGCAATTAATCTGGCATTAATTATGGCCCATGAGATGGATCATACCGTGCTGCTGGTCGATGCGGACGTGTTACGCCCCACTGTTTTCAAAAAACTGGGACTCAGTGATGAGCTTGGTTTGGCTGATTACCTGCGGGATCCGTCTATGACAGTTGCCGATGTCATGTATCGAACAAATATCAGTGATTTGGTGTTGATGCCAGCGGGGGGCTATTCTGCTCAAAGTGTTGAACTGCTTGCCAGCTCACGAATGACTCAGCTGGTGACCGAGCTGGCGGAACGTTATCCGGATCGTATTGTCATTTTTGATGCACCCCCACTACTGCTCTCCAACGAAGCCAAAATCCTGGCCGATATGGTGGGCCAGATTGTTATGGTAGTAGAGGCGGCTAGCACACCCCAAGGGAAAGTCATGGAGGCACTTGATGAGATGGTCAGGGATAAAAGTGTTTGCATGGTGTTGAATAAGTGCTCCTTTATCGACTCATCAGGTGGATATTATCAGCAGTACAGCGCCAAGTAG
- the prsT gene encoding PEP-CTERM system TPR-repeat protein PrsT, producing the protein MALWTGWRVDRRLMGKKRQGRVMDYYSGKRLAGKRSLNIIVMAFSMALLASCSSEPTDSKAFVEQALQYYQSGKIEPAIIAYKNALIAAPDDVAARSALGEIYLAMGDAAGAEKELGRALRLKPGDETLLVNQGQALLLQGKYKKILRDFAPTEAMSDRSQAELYVIQAKAHFSLGELEAGSELADKALQKNPDAVSAHVLQAKKVLMSGDVELAEVSLDKALSVNDKDPEALLFRADLAMKRGDFPAAKSTYERVVDSAFKEVMTLYKHQALNGLVRANLAEKNYSGALKHVEQLLASNDRNPNSLYLRSMIAYEQKEYALAEDYLEKLLSISSDHKPSLLLMGAVKYVLGSFEQANRYLSQYMAIDPDNLFPRKLLGATRLMLQQPEEAYEILSKGIANNADDQQLITLISTAAIRSGNYQLGKEYIDKILPSSPESSSLRSELAMAYLSGGNADDVIALLAGGNNSDLNEQMALVAAYLQKGNFPKVIDLSRKAIKEHPAQPNGYIAIAKVYMTKGDFDLARKELQQALDNVEPSVLLFSSMAELEYRDGKLEKARDYFEKAHSLEQGNERTAIGLAQIYVQLGRESDALKLMEKLIRLDDKAVMPRMLLARHYLRNGKPETAESYLNQILDKAEDSTSAKVLISQLYIQSGRLNDAVSVLNQLVKEDDAVASLLMHAQVHLQLGNEAVALNSLERANRIDPRNEQVIVMMAVAEATSGNFRMAHKYADKLIAAHPDRAGGYILKGDFYAAQGEFQQALSAYNSAKKIGLSQVLVVKLYQVKLKLNRQDAVAELELWVDKNPSDVNVKKMIASDYLNRGKYEKTLHLYNDILLNSPDDYLVYNNLAWVHLELGDIERGKTAATKAYELKGDDANVMDTYGWLLFKSGDDVKAESLLSQAYALMPDSSDIKYHYAAVLAKANKHSEAKRLLTEALEKKGSFMARSDAEKLMKRLN; encoded by the coding sequence ATGGCTTTGTGGACGGGCTGGCGAGTGGATCGAAGGCTAATGGGTAAAAAGCGGCAGGGGAGAGTGATGGATTATTACAGCGGAAAGAGGCTTGCTGGCAAGCGGTCACTCAACATTATTGTTATGGCATTTTCCATGGCCCTGCTTGCCTCGTGTTCAAGTGAGCCGACGGATAGTAAAGCGTTTGTTGAACAGGCGCTTCAGTATTATCAGAGTGGTAAAATAGAGCCGGCAATTATTGCATATAAAAACGCGCTGATTGCTGCTCCTGATGATGTGGCTGCTCGCTCCGCACTGGGTGAAATCTATCTTGCGATGGGTGATGCCGCAGGTGCTGAAAAAGAGCTTGGTCGAGCACTGCGTCTGAAGCCAGGCGATGAAACACTACTGGTTAATCAGGGGCAAGCACTGCTTCTGCAAGGAAAGTATAAAAAAATACTCCGGGACTTCGCCCCAACGGAAGCAATGAGTGATCGATCGCAGGCTGAACTGTATGTAATCCAAGCGAAAGCACATTTCTCCCTGGGTGAGCTGGAGGCAGGTTCTGAGCTTGCGGACAAGGCACTACAAAAAAATCCAGATGCCGTGTCGGCTCATGTTCTACAGGCAAAAAAAGTGTTGATGTCAGGTGATGTTGAGCTGGCCGAGGTTAGCCTTGATAAGGCGCTGTCGGTGAATGATAAAGACCCGGAGGCGCTGCTTTTCAGGGCTGACCTTGCGATGAAACGTGGAGACTTCCCTGCCGCGAAATCTACTTATGAGCGAGTGGTTGATAGCGCCTTTAAGGAGGTGATGACGCTGTATAAGCATCAGGCGCTGAATGGTTTGGTGCGGGCAAATCTAGCAGAAAAAAATTATAGTGGTGCTCTAAAGCATGTTGAGCAGCTGCTTGCATCCAACGACCGAAACCCTAACAGCCTCTACCTCCGAAGCATGATTGCCTACGAGCAAAAAGAGTATGCCCTGGCAGAAGACTATCTGGAAAAGCTGTTGTCAATATCTTCCGATCATAAACCATCACTGCTGCTAATGGGGGCGGTTAAGTATGTGTTGGGTAGTTTTGAGCAGGCAAATAGATATTTAAGTCAATATATGGCTATTGATCCCGATAACCTGTTTCCCCGCAAGCTGTTGGGCGCGACCCGCTTGATGCTTCAGCAGCCTGAAGAGGCTTATGAAATTCTAAGCAAGGGAATCGCCAATAATGCAGATGACCAGCAGTTGATCACCCTGATTAGTACCGCCGCAATTCGCAGCGGTAATTACCAGCTTGGAAAGGAGTATATAGATAAAATTCTACCCTCTTCACCTGAGAGCAGTTCACTGCGCTCAGAGCTGGCAATGGCCTACCTTTCGGGAGGTAATGCGGATGATGTTATCGCGTTACTGGCTGGGGGTAATAATAGTGATTTGAATGAGCAGATGGCGCTGGTGGCCGCTTACCTGCAAAAGGGTAATTTCCCCAAAGTTATTGATCTCTCCAGAAAAGCGATAAAAGAGCATCCGGCGCAACCCAATGGTTATATCGCCATTGCTAAGGTCTATATGACAAAGGGCGATTTCGACCTGGCCCGCAAAGAGCTGCAGCAAGCTTTGGATAATGTCGAGCCCTCCGTGCTGCTTTTCTCTTCCATGGCTGAGCTGGAGTATCGGGATGGCAAGCTCGAAAAGGCACGGGACTATTTTGAAAAAGCACACTCGCTGGAGCAGGGAAATGAACGTACAGCGATTGGCCTTGCGCAGATCTATGTACAACTCGGACGTGAGAGTGATGCGCTTAAGTTGATGGAGAAGCTGATACGTCTTGACGACAAGGCGGTGATGCCTCGCATGTTGCTGGCAAGGCACTACTTACGCAACGGCAAGCCTGAGACGGCTGAGAGCTACTTAAATCAGATACTGGATAAGGCAGAAGATTCGACTTCCGCAAAAGTGTTGATAAGCCAGCTATATATTCAGTCAGGACGGCTTAATGATGCGGTAAGCGTTCTTAACCAGCTTGTGAAAGAGGATGACGCTGTAGCTTCTCTGTTGATGCATGCACAAGTACACCTTCAACTGGGTAATGAGGCGGTCGCACTCAACTCACTCGAACGGGCAAATAGAATCGACCCGCGCAATGAACAAGTTATTGTGATGATGGCCGTTGCCGAAGCCACATCAGGAAACTTTCGTATGGCTCATAAATATGCAGACAAGCTGATTGCAGCGCACCCTGATAGAGCGGGTGGATATATACTGAAAGGTGATTTTTATGCCGCTCAGGGGGAGTTTCAGCAAGCGCTGTCGGCCTATAATAGCGCAAAAAAAATCGGTCTGAGTCAGGTGCTGGTCGTCAAGTTATACCAGGTTAAACTGAAATTAAATCGACAGGATGCCGTTGCGGAGCTTGAGCTATGGGTCGATAAAAACCCAAGCGATGTGAATGTTAAGAAGATGATCGCATCGGATTATCTCAACCGTGGAAAATACGAAAAAACCTTGCACTTGTACAACGATATTCTGCTGAACAGCCCAGATGATTACCTGGTCTACAATAATCTTGCCTGGGTTCATTTGGAGTTGGGGGATATTGAGCGAGGGAAAACAGCTGCAACCAAGGCATACGAACTAAAAGGAGATGATGCTAATGTCATGGATACTTATGGATGGCTGTTGTTTAAGTCAGGTGACGATGTGAAGGCGGAGAGTCTGTTGTCCCAAGCCTACGCCCTTATGCCGGATAGCTCAGATATTAAATACCACTATGCAGCGGTGTTAGCAAAGGCCAATAAGCACTCCGAAGCAAAGAGACTTTTGACAGAAGCGTTGGAAAAAAAGGGTAGCTTCATGGCGCGCAGTGATGCGGAAAAACTGATGAAAAGATTGAACTAA